ttttcatttagttattcttttttcatttagttattcttttttcatttagttattcttttttcatttagttattcttttttcattttattattcctttttcattttattattccttttttgatttatttattctttttttatttagttactcttttttgatttatttaattattcttttttcattttattattccttttttcatttatttaattattcttaAGCTCTTCTAAAAAGCATAAACTTTTGTATTATATGCTAAAAAATGACTTCATTACAActgttttatattcatttttataaaatcgTGTGCGTGTATGCTTGTGTGCTTGTGTGCTTGTGTGCTTGTGTGCGTGTGGGTGGGTTTAGCGGACACACGTGTGCTACATCTTctttgtaattatatatattactaaaataATACGACATATTTGTGGAAGAACATAATTAAATTCTCAAAATTtacgtaaaaatatttatctcTTTTGACAAACAAACTtatgatttttaaaaaagttaagtGTTCAGGGGagaataacttttttttattttctttttttcagaatgtttaaaaaaaatgaagaaaggTAAATGGTCTATCAATacacacaaatatatgtacgtgcTTTTttatacgtgcatatatatgcatccATACTTATGTGCACACATGTAAAACCATAGTTATATGTTTTGTCAAATGCAACTTGGTCCCTTTACCAGTATTGTTAAGAAGAACAAGGAATATGCGGAACGAAGTATTAGgtcaaataatattttatattaaaatacctcaaaaaggaaaatgtttaatttttatttttctcttgtATAAAAGCCCAGTCTACACGAATTTCCTGATTTAACAACATTGAGCCATccatttcttaaaaaaaaaaaaagtaaacgtaaaagtaaaagtaaaagtaaACGTAAAAGTAAACGTAAAAGTAAACGCAAAAGTAAATGCAAAAGTAAAcgtaaatgaaaaagaaaaaatggggAGCATATCTTACGTGTAACGAAAATGTAatgaatgtaaaaaaatcaacgtataaaacatattttacgTGAAAAAATAGTATGAACTACAGCTTCCATAAATAGTGGAGTGCTCATATTGCAAATATTGTTATGTAtgatattacattattatgtacaaacgtacacatatatatatatatatatatatatatttgtgggTATTATAGCCTAACGGACTAActcaaaagaaataaatgacATAATAGTAATACATGTACGAAGAGACAATAAAAAGTTGCGCGCATTTTTCCATACCATCAATTGCCCTCTTAGCATCAACGAAATTCTCAAATTCAAGAAATGCATATCCCTTTAAAAATCCTGTTCGTCTATCTAAATTTaaatgcaaattttttatttgtccaaatttttcaaaaacttCCTTTATATAATCATCCCTCGCTTCACCGTGGATGTTTGTTATTATGATTATCCATCCCTCAATAGCTATcagtaaaaaaagtaattatatttgtataattgcAAACGTGTTTATAGTACATCTTCGGTATAAGTAGCATATGTCATTTTAACAACGTTTGAtgttaaacaaataaatgaaataaaaaaaaaaaaaaatgaaactttAAATTACTCACGTTTCAACCATTTATATGAGTCTAGCAAAATAAACAtcatatcatttatatataaagtatatatgtactaacAACTGTATCTTTTCGTTTCTTACATTTTGCTGGaatttcatcttttttaaaaacgttACTTAAATGATTATCTTCCATTATTTACGCTACAGATGGGATtctttcactttttttttttttttttttgaaccttacttttttaagtgtaaaaaaaaaaaaaaaaaaagtttctatatatatatatgtgaaaaaatactagaaaagaaaataaatgatgTACAATTTTAGGTATGTACAGCCTACATTACTGTGGAAGTACATTTTAAAAGTACTCTTCATTAATTTAACTTGCTTCTTATTAGcagtgaaaataaatattttataattcataaaaatgaaagtagcaaatggataaataaatacatgtaaAAGTAAGGGTACTGGTTAGTATAATTTGAACTCTTGAATgggtatatgtacatatgcacatatatatatatatatatatatatataaacgtatatttttatgtatacttTTACATAATGCCCACACAGCGTAtccatttattttcttcaaaaCAGGGAAAAGTGTGCATTGCTAATATATACCTTATTATAGTACCACtgttatgcttttttttttttttatctaacaGGTTCctcgtaatttttttaactattgtaattgaatttttttgAGCCACTCTGATAATGctatattttaagaaatcattaaaaatagaaagaaaattttttaggaACAAATCAACTATTTTTTATCCGTGCATCACTATTAGCCTTTTTACTATGAAATAAAGAGATAATCATAGAtataaaacacaaaaaaattgcattAATAATACACTTGAATGacgtaaaatttataattgcAAAATGGTGCtttcaattaaaaatgaaaaaattatatctgAACTGTTCATGAGAAAATGCGCAGAACAAAAAAGCGTCCCATTTTGTTTTGCAGTCGCGAAAGGATAGACGCGCAGATCGAATCAGAGGTATTGCCTGCTGGCAGCACTGGAAGTGTTGGCAGCATTGGAAATATCGGCAGCATTGGAAATATCGGCAGCATTGGAAATATCGGCAGCATTGGAAGTATTGGCAGCATTGAAAGTATTGGCAGCATTGGAAGTATTGGCAGCATTGAAAGTATTGGCAGCATTGGAAGTATTGGCAGCATTGGAAGCATTGACAACATAGGTAGTACAAGACTAAT
This genomic interval from Plasmodium brasilianum strain Bolivian I chromosome 13, whole genome shotgun sequence contains the following:
- a CDS encoding RNA-binding protein 8A, translating into MEDNHLSNVFKKDEIPAKSIEGWIIIITNIHGEARDDYIKEVFEKFGQIKNLHLNLDRRTGFLKGYAFLEFENFVDAKRAIDEMDGSMLLNQEIRVDWAFIQEKNKN